A window of the Urocitellus parryii isolate mUroPar1 chromosome Y, mUroPar1.hap1, whole genome shotgun sequence genome harbors these coding sequences:
- the LOC144250940 gene encoding protein FAM151B-like — protein MMRRSWSENILEYFLRNNRIKTEDSTEIIWYHAANHKAQMNEALKSNAHMIEANVILPSNGSEHAQPVMAHPPETNSDNTLQEWLTEVVKNNKSIKLDFKSLAAVKPSMILLENVKRHLKCPVWINADILPGPNGSNKVVNAKPFIDTVTSFFPDVTFSLCWTTGWHPEKVNEGYSWTMVKEMEYICNELNQPVTFPVRAALVRQSCSQLLWLLKKSNRYSLTIWAGKNDNYSTEDLLYIRDHFNKSQVFYDILEPQNHEFKQAIGIKFTL, from the exons ATGATGAGAC GATCTTGGAGTGAAAATATACTGgaatattttctgagaaataaCCGGATTAAAACAGAAGATAGCACTGAGATCATCTGGTATCATGCAGCTAACCACAAAGCACAGATGAATGAGGCATTGAAAA GTAATGCTCATATGATAGAGGCCAATGTCATTCTTCCAAGTAATGGATCAGAGCATGCACAACCAGTCATGGCCCATCCCCCTGAAACAAACAGTGATAATACTCTACAGGAGTGGCTCACTGAGGTTGTGAAGAACAATAAAAGCATCAAGCTGGATTTCAAGAG TCTGGCAGCTGTGAAACCATCCATGATACTCTTAGAAAATGTGAAGAGGCACCTAAAGTGTCCCGTATGGATTAATGCTGATATTCTCCCTGGTCCAAATGGAAGTAACAAAGTAGTAAATGCAAAACCATTTATAGACACCGTGACATCCTTCTTTCCAGATGTGACATTTTCCTTGTGTTGGACAACAGGATGGCATCCTGAGAAAGTCAATGAAG ggTATAGTTGGACAATGGTGAAGGAGATGGAATATATATGCAATGAACTAAATCAGCCTGTGACATTCCCAGTCAGAGCAGCATTAGTTAGGCAATCTTGTTCTCAGTTACTCTGGCTGTTAAAGAAATCAAACAG gtaCAGTCTGACAATTTGGGCTGGAAAAAATGATAACTATTCCACTGAAGATTTGCTTTATATTCGAGACCATTTTAATAAAAGTCAAGTTTTCTATGACATTTTGGAACCACAAAACCATGAATTTAAACAGGCCATTGGAATCAAATTTACTCTTTAA